In one window of Microcoleus sp. FACHB-831 DNA:
- a CDS encoding NAD(P)H-quinone oxidoreductase subunit F yields MVKLLVDTIWLVPCYALIGAILTIPWSPGIMSRTGPRPAGYLNLLMTLLGLVHSAIALQAIWNQPAQEITFTWLRAAGLDLSFPVEISPVNVAAIVLVTALNVLAQTYAIGYMEMDWGWARFYALLALFEAGMCALALCNSLFFSYVILEILTLGTYLLVGLWFSQPLVVTGARDAFLTKRVGDLILLMGVLALLPIAGTWNYTELGQWAQTANLDPKVATLLGLALIAGPMGKCAQFPLHLWLDEAMEGPLPSTILRNSVVVATGAWVLIKLQPVIALSPFVLSATVFIGAVTAVGASLIAIAQIDIKRALSYSVSVYMGLVFIAVGTGQEDAALLLVLTHAIAMALLVMSIGAIIWNNTTQDLTQLGGLWSRRPISGLAFLVGSLGLIAFPPLGSFWALLKLASGLWDTQPWLVGLLLVVNALTALSLTRVFGLIFGGKPQQMTVRSPEVFWPMALPMIVLLGFTLHLPLVLQSLSLLPSWATFNKDVALLLIWSSIFGCSLGGIIYLGGMWKKPVQLPWKPLQDLFAYDFYTAKIYRITIVFGIGLISNIISLFDRYLVDGLVNFVGLASLFSGQSLKYSTTGQSQSYALTIVLGVIFLGLLLAWPILSEFPLVINP; encoded by the coding sequence ATGGTTAAGTTGCTCGTAGATACTATTTGGTTGGTGCCTTGCTATGCCTTAATCGGCGCGATTTTGACAATACCTTGGTCGCCCGGAATTATGAGTCGCACAGGGCCGCGACCTGCTGGCTACTTGAACTTGTTGATGACCTTATTGGGCTTGGTTCATAGCGCGATCGCTCTGCAAGCCATCTGGAATCAGCCAGCGCAAGAGATAACTTTTACGTGGCTTAGGGCAGCGGGTTTGGACTTATCTTTCCCGGTGGAAATCTCGCCAGTTAATGTTGCAGCTATAGTCCTAGTGACGGCGTTGAACGTGCTAGCGCAGACATACGCTATCGGGTATATGGAGATGGACTGGGGTTGGGCACGATTCTATGCCTTGCTAGCACTGTTTGAGGCAGGAATGTGTGCTTTAGCCCTGTGCAACTCCTTGTTCTTTAGCTATGTAATTCTAGAAATCCTTACGCTGGGTACTTATTTGCTAGTGGGACTGTGGTTCAGCCAGCCATTAGTGGTAACGGGCGCACGCGATGCTTTCCTAACCAAGCGCGTGGGGGATTTAATTCTGCTGATGGGAGTCCTTGCCCTATTGCCTATCGCCGGAACCTGGAATTATACCGAGTTAGGACAGTGGGCGCAGACAGCAAATTTAGACCCTAAAGTAGCCACGTTGTTGGGTTTGGCTTTAATTGCAGGCCCAATGGGCAAATGTGCCCAATTTCCCCTGCATTTGTGGTTGGATGAAGCGATGGAAGGCCCGCTTCCCAGCACAATTTTGCGGAACTCTGTAGTTGTGGCGACTGGTGCTTGGGTGCTGATTAAGCTGCAACCAGTTATAGCCCTTTCGCCCTTCGTTTTGTCGGCGACAGTGTTTATTGGTGCTGTGACAGCGGTGGGCGCTTCGTTGATTGCGATCGCTCAAATTGATATCAAACGCGCCTTATCTTATTCGGTCAGCGTTTACATGGGATTGGTATTTATTGCTGTAGGTACCGGACAAGAAGATGCAGCACTGTTGTTAGTATTGACACACGCGATCGCGATGGCTCTTTTGGTAATGAGCATCGGCGCGATAATTTGGAATAACACTACCCAAGACTTAACTCAACTGGGCGGTCTTTGGTCGCGGCGACCGATATCCGGGTTAGCCTTTTTAGTGGGAAGTTTGGGGTTAATTGCATTTCCCCCCCTTGGCAGCTTTTGGGCATTGCTGAAATTAGCTTCGGGTTTGTGGGATACCCAACCTTGGTTAGTCGGTTTATTGCTAGTGGTGAATGCGTTAACAGCCTTGAGTTTAACGCGGGTATTCGGGCTAATTTTTGGCGGCAAACCGCAGCAGATGACAGTGCGATCGCCAGAAGTATTTTGGCCGATGGCTTTACCAATGATAGTTTTGCTCGGCTTCACCTTGCATTTACCGTTGGTGTTGCAAAGTTTGTCCCTACTACCGAGTTGGGCAACCTTCAATAAAGACGTTGCCTTGCTGCTAATTTGGTCAAGCATATTTGGATGCAGCCTTGGCGGAATCATTTATCTAGGTGGAATGTGGAAAAAGCCCGTTCAGTTGCCTTGGAAACCGCTGCAAGATCTTTTTGCTTACGACTTTTACACAGCCAAAATTTACCGCATAACTATTGTTTTTGGAATTGGCCTGATTTCCAACATCATCTCGCTTTTTGACCGTTACTTAGTAGATGGCCTCGTTAATTTTGTCGGTCTAGCTTCCCTCTTCAGCGGTCAAAGCTTGAAGTACAGCACTACAGGACAATCTCAATCTTATGCGCTAACAATTGTACTCGGTGTAATTTTCTTGGGATTGCTATTAGCGTGGCCGATTTTGTCTGAGTTTCCCCTTGTTATTAACCCTTAA
- a CDS encoding NADH-quinone oxidoreductase subunit M: MLSALIWLPFLGAAVIGFWPGSISASRARFMSLAIASGILLWTFWLLSQFDINNANLQFSEFIPWIETLGLNYRLGVDGLSLPLLALNSVLTWIVIYSTSDKIARPRLYHSLALLVSAGIAGAFAAQNLILFVLFYELELIPLYLLIAIWGGTEKRGYAAMKFLIYTAVSGILIIGAFLGVTWLSGSSTFDLDSISTQALPLTTQLILLTMLLVGFGIKIPLVPLHTWLPDAYVEASPPVAILLGGVLAKLGTYGLVRFGLQLFPETWTIVGPGLAAIGAFSAAYGALTAIAQKDIKRMVAYSSIGHMGYILLAAAAATPLSLLGAVLQMVSHGLILAILFHLVGVIETKVGTRDLDVLNGLLSPQRGLPLTTSLLVLGGMASAGIPGMVGFIAEYLVLQGSFSPFPIPTLVCVICSGLTAVYFVILLNRTCFGRLDNATAYYPKVEWQERTPALVLAAIILLLGLQPNWLVRWSENTTAAMVATVQVNSQQQLATTIEPSAISD, translated from the coding sequence ATGCTCAGCGCTTTAATTTGGCTGCCATTTTTAGGTGCCGCTGTCATCGGATTCTGGCCAGGTTCCATATCTGCTAGTCGGGCGCGGTTCATGTCGTTGGCGATCGCCAGTGGCATTTTACTATGGACATTCTGGCTATTAAGTCAATTTGACATTAACAATGCGAATTTACAATTCTCGGAGTTTATTCCCTGGATTGAAACACTTGGATTGAATTATCGCCTTGGCGTTGATGGTCTGTCTTTACCCCTTCTCGCTCTAAATAGCGTGCTGACATGGATTGTTATTTACAGCACTAGCGACAAAATTGCTCGACCCAGACTTTATCATTCTTTGGCACTGCTAGTGAGTGCCGGAATTGCTGGTGCTTTTGCGGCTCAGAATTTGATTCTTTTTGTTTTGTTCTACGAGTTAGAACTTATCCCGCTCTATCTGTTGATTGCGATCTGGGGAGGAACAGAAAAGCGCGGTTATGCAGCAATGAAGTTTCTGATTTATACCGCCGTTTCTGGGATTCTGATTATAGGCGCATTCTTGGGCGTAACTTGGCTAAGTGGTTCCTCAACTTTTGATTTAGATTCGATATCAACCCAAGCATTACCTTTAACTACACAGCTAATATTGCTCACAATGTTGCTGGTGGGTTTCGGAATCAAAATTCCCTTAGTTCCTCTGCATACTTGGTTGCCAGATGCTTACGTTGAAGCTTCCCCACCAGTAGCGATTTTGCTGGGTGGAGTACTGGCAAAGTTAGGAACTTATGGTTTAGTGCGGTTTGGTTTGCAGTTGTTTCCAGAAACTTGGACGATTGTGGGCCCTGGGTTGGCGGCTATCGGAGCATTTAGTGCGGCTTATGGGGCATTAACAGCGATCGCGCAAAAAGATATCAAACGCATGGTAGCCTATAGCTCCATCGGTCACATGGGCTATATCCTATTAGCCGCCGCCGCTGCAACTCCTCTCAGCTTGTTAGGTGCAGTATTGCAGATGGTTAGTCACGGACTAATCTTAGCAATCCTCTTCCATTTAGTTGGTGTAATAGAAACAAAAGTTGGCACGAGGGATTTGGATGTTCTTAACGGATTGTTGAGTCCGCAAAGGGGTTTACCGCTAACAACTTCTCTGCTAGTTTTAGGGGGAATGGCGAGTGCTGGCATTCCAGGTATGGTGGGCTTCATCGCTGAATATTTGGTACTTCAAGGTAGTTTTTCTCCCTTCCCAATTCCAACCCTTGTGTGCGTAATTTGTAGCGGCTTAACGGCAGTTTACTTTGTAATTTTGCTCAACCGCACCTGTTTTGGCAGACTGGACAACGCTACCGCATACTATCCGAAAGTTGAGTGGCAAGAACGCACGCCAGCTTTAGTTTTAGCCGCTATTATCTTATTGTTGGGATTGCAACCTAATTGGCTAGTACGTTGGAGCGAAAACACAACTGCTGCAATGGTGGCTACCGTTCAAGTTAATAGCCAACAGCAACTAGCCACAACCATAGAGCCATCAGCTATCAGCGATTAG
- a CDS encoding CO2 hydration protein translates to MVQTPPKPSTKLPPSNHEFAPVIHRLEAGGAMLPDTPENLMQIIGLYKAYAVPMDFYWRDLLYIAERVFLNPFPFFKYFLPKEYLELHNHYAGDDADLRIWRGEATAHPELLAFIEKGETFKMPKLLHHLWHDRVNMEFAEACMQAMLWHRGMGGQFDPYLDSDEYKANADRAIKAYFKGNPAMLGLYKMFPDMFLEQCRQMSYYSNLGLFWEVMAPVFFEMSDLYDEGKIRSVPEAMNFLVNGIFAIAGRPIYHHVYIRGEKYEIIPKSKGFMWLYEAALPYVEAVFYRTAPFRGTKSYNAQAKQVPEDQKDFHYGILYADVFPVGTAGIPPTLLMQDMLHFLPPYLVEYYSKHCRGEDDMLIQLGVSFQRSMYCVTSAVIQALRTALLYPLDDQNPKHLQANRAFFEGQLDRFKRPEARLRDIQRQDYR, encoded by the coding sequence ATGGTACAAACTCCACCTAAGCCATCAACTAAATTACCGCCTTCTAACCATGAATTTGCTCCAGTAATTCATCGCCTAGAAGCGGGTGGCGCAATGCTACCAGATACTCCAGAAAATCTTATGCAAATCATCGGCCTTTACAAAGCATATGCCGTACCGATGGATTTTTACTGGCGGGATCTTCTTTATATTGCCGAGCGTGTATTTTTAAATCCTTTTCCCTTCTTTAAATACTTTCTGCCAAAGGAGTATTTAGAGTTGCACAATCATTACGCTGGCGATGATGCCGATTTGCGAATATGGCGCGGTGAAGCAACTGCCCATCCTGAACTTTTGGCGTTTATAGAGAAGGGTGAAACTTTCAAAATGCCCAAGTTGTTACATCACTTGTGGCACGATCGCGTCAACATGGAATTTGCCGAAGCTTGTATGCAGGCGATGCTTTGGCACAGAGGAATGGGCGGGCAATTTGACCCTTACCTCGATAGCGATGAATATAAAGCCAATGCAGATAGGGCGATTAAGGCTTATTTTAAGGGCAATCCAGCGATGCTGGGACTGTATAAGATGTTCCCAGATATGTTTTTGGAACAGTGCCGACAGATGTCTTATTACAGCAATCTGGGCTTGTTCTGGGAAGTGATGGCTCCGGTTTTCTTTGAAATGTCAGATCTGTATGATGAAGGGAAAATTAGGAGCGTACCGGAGGCGATGAATTTTTTGGTGAATGGGATATTTGCGATCGCGGGTCGTCCTATATACCATCACGTCTACATTCGCGGCGAAAAGTACGAAATCATCCCGAAATCAAAGGGCTTCATGTGGCTGTACGAAGCGGCTTTACCTTATGTGGAAGCTGTTTTCTATCGCACTGCTCCCTTCCGGGGTACAAAGTCTTACAATGCTCAAGCGAAGCAAGTGCCTGAAGATCAGAAAGACTTCCATTATGGAATTCTTTATGCTGATGTTTTCCCGGTGGGCACTGCTGGCATTCCGCCGACATTGTTGATGCAAGATATGTTGCATTTCTTGCCACCTTATCTGGTGGAATACTATAGCAAACATTGCCGGGGCGAAGACGATATGCTTATCCAATTAGGCGTTAGTTTCCAACGCTCGATGTATTGCGTTACTTCTGCTGTAATTCAAGCCTTGCGAACTGCACTTTTGTATCCTTTGGACGATCAGAATCCGAAGCATTTACAGGCGAATCGGGCATTTTTTGAAGGTCAATTAGACAGATTCAAACGTCCTGAAGCTCGTTTGCGAGATATTCAGAGGCAAGATTATAGATAA
- a CDS encoding Uma2 family endonuclease — MAASISTVIQTDLTKTLHEWKPATWEDYLAYRDGSTIERMRIFFHREHLLVINMGNEGINHATISDLFTILFYVWFSQRPEQIFSSLGRCVLEKPTKKAGAPDLVLYVGDDYPRWQQGEPRRIDLDRWRVPNLVGEISDTTLATDLDEKKQLYADLEIPEYWVVDVRGKRVFAFQLQSNGKYQECATSLALEGLPIGLLEQTLARLNDGTNGSAALWFAQQIANLKAE; from the coding sequence ATGGCTGCTTCAATTTCTACAGTCATTCAGACAGACCTTACAAAAACTTTGCATGAGTGGAAACCCGCTACTTGGGAAGACTACTTAGCCTATCGCGACGGTTCAACGATCGAAAGAATGAGGATATTTTTTCATCGGGAACATCTGTTAGTAATTAATATGGGTAATGAAGGAATTAATCACGCCACTATCAGCGACCTGTTTACGATATTGTTTTATGTCTGGTTCAGTCAAAGACCAGAACAAATATTCAGTTCGCTAGGACGTTGCGTACTGGAAAAACCAACAAAAAAAGCAGGTGCGCCGGATCTGGTGCTTTACGTGGGTGATGACTATCCTCGTTGGCAACAAGGAGAACCGCGTCGCATCGATCTGGATAGGTGGCGAGTTCCTAACTTAGTTGGCGAAATTTCTGACACAACTCTGGCAACCGATCTGGATGAGAAAAAACAACTTTATGCGGATTTGGAAATTCCTGAATATTGGGTAGTTGATGTGCGGGGGAAAAGAGTGTTTGCGTTTCAGTTGCAGTCAAATGGCAAGTATCAGGAATGCGCCACGTCTCTAGCACTAGAAGGACTACCTATTGGGTTATTAGAGCAAACTTTAGCACGTCTGAATGATGGAACAAATGGTAGTGCGGCTTTGTGGTTTGCTCAACAAATTGCTAATTTGAAGGCAGAGTAG
- a CDS encoding pentapeptide repeat-containing protein, giving the protein MTADEALELVENVLDYERLNKVQELVFRESWEGRSYIEIARSSGYEADYIKDAGAKLWKLLSKAFGEKVKKDNLKSALKRYLRRTQVNVQRNLTIEVNLSGANLSGANLSGARLFANLNEADLGQANLQKVIMPDDNTELAEEGHNQGIQFNSEDKIHYWNGLRFRSDEEVKIAEALERANVLFFPNSKVRLTTTEGRQNQEPDFLIFHQGKWGILEVLHQDTAAYEERSRLFKSHGICIVEHYDANRCSEEPDRVVQEFLEILSQA; this is encoded by the coding sequence ATGACCGCTGACGAAGCACTAGAGCTTGTAGAAAATGTACTAGACTACGAGCGGTTAAACAAAGTTCAAGAGCTAGTTTTTAGGGAATCTTGGGAAGGACGGTCTTATATAGAAATTGCTAGAAGCTCCGGATATGAAGCTGATTATATTAAAGATGCTGGTGCTAAACTCTGGAAGCTACTCTCAAAGGCATTTGGGGAGAAGGTCAAAAAAGATAACCTAAAGTCAGCCCTGAAGCGATACTTACGGCGGACTCAAGTGAATGTACAGCGAAATCTGACTATTGAAGTTAACCTCAGCGGAGCAAATCTTAGTGGAGCCAATCTCAGCGGAGCCAGACTATTCGCAAATTTAAATGAAGCAGACTTGGGTCAGGCAAATTTACAGAAGGTAATAATGCCTGATGATAATACTGAATTAGCTGAAGAAGGGCATAATCAGGGAATTCAGTTTAACTCTGAAGACAAAATACATTACTGGAATGGTTTGCGTTTTCGCTCAGATGAAGAGGTGAAAATTGCTGAAGCACTCGAACGCGCCAATGTTCTTTTTTTTCCTAACTCTAAGGTGCGACTTACAACGACTGAAGGCAGACAAAACCAAGAACCTGACTTCTTAATCTTCCACCAAGGCAAGTGGGGGATTCTTGAGGTATTGCATCAAGATACGGCTGCATATGAGGAGCGATCGCGCCTCTTTAAAAGTCATGGCATCTGTATCGTAGAGCATTATGACGCTAACAGATGCAGCGAAGAACCGGATAGAGTTGTGCAGGAGTTTTTGGAGATTTTGAGTCAGGCATAA
- a CDS encoding DUF6232 family protein — MAPNNILQNNTDPIKRNESIYITKKTVRFGSDVYQFRNVTGFGVAEFKPANIIPIKFILIIFVIGLIFGNIPDTRSWGITIVLFSLFGIILNTFQPNQYGLKLYLNSGGGPIFLTRDMEGLKKVVQNLYKFMDSDKEGSYIVNVQDSSIRIDGSVGGSVIKGDAENVSSHVGGDVSRKG, encoded by the coding sequence ATGGCTCCCAATAACATCTTACAAAATAACACCGATCCTATAAAGAGAAACGAAAGTATATACATTACCAAAAAAACAGTCAGATTTGGGTCTGATGTCTATCAATTTCGCAACGTTACTGGTTTTGGCGTAGCCGAATTTAAACCTGCAAATATAATTCCAATTAAATTTATTTTGATAATTTTTGTAATCGGACTTATTTTTGGCAACATTCCCGATACTAGAAGTTGGGGTATAACAATAGTTTTATTTTCCCTTTTCGGAATCATATTAAACACTTTTCAACCAAATCAGTATGGACTTAAATTATACCTAAATTCTGGAGGCGGGCCAATATTTTTGACCAGGGATATGGAAGGTTTAAAAAAAGTAGTTCAAAACTTATATAAATTTATGGATAGTGATAAAGAAGGGTCGTACATAGTCAACGTACAAGATAGTTCCATCAGAATCGATGGAAGTGTTGGAGGGTCTGTCATAAAAGGTGATGCTGAAAACGTATCAAGTCACGTTGGAGGAGATGTCTCACGAAAAGGCTAA
- a CDS encoding fasciclin domain-containing protein: MADIVDIAVGAGSFKTLVTAVQAAGLVDTLKSPGPFTVFAPNDDAFAKLPPGTIQTLVQNIPQLARILTYHVVPGKLMKADLAKVTSVTSVEGSPIRIDCSDGFEVKNATVLAADIEADNGVIHVIDTVILMG, encoded by the coding sequence ATGGCTGATATTGTTGATATTGCGGTGGGTGCGGGTTCTTTCAAGACTCTCGTGACGGCTGTCCAAGCTGCTGGTTTGGTGGACACGCTGAAAAGTCCTGGCCCTTTCACTGTATTTGCGCCCAATGACGATGCATTTGCCAAACTACCACCGGGAACTATACAAACCCTAGTGCAGAACATTCCCCAGCTAGCGAGAATTTTAACTTATCATGTCGTTCCCGGTAAGTTAATGAAAGCAGATTTGGCAAAAGTTACGTCTGTAACATCAGTTGAAGGTTCACCTATAAGGATTGATTGCTCTGATGGTTTTGAAGTAAAAAATGCCACTGTTTTAGCAGCAGATATCGAAGCTGATAACGGTGTTATTCACGTTATCGACACGGTGATATTGATGGGATAA
- a CDS encoding histone deacetylase, with protein sequence MRKAQYKDYLRVHADDYLRKLAYMALNKAVDELPQLSIECTGLEYCIPGYLYGLGGMIEAIDCMKRGVLERAYCFSLVGHHAHTAWGHGYCLLNPLAAAARYAQTQGFNKILIVDWDIHHGDGTQSIFSNDKSVYCISIHSAADLYMAKSSGLKWGTTTMAKEVGHCNIPLLYELYEDALFEKINLEGQFYRASESLSVFSSALEQIAGNPDLILIFSGYDSHIHDCGAGVTNWTNKDFKLLTKYVLDLAKRVSCPVLSSHGGGYKLPVTISAAVSHVEVLASYE encoded by the coding sequence GTGAGAAAAGCTCAATATAAAGATTATCTCAGAGTACACGCAGATGATTATTTGAGAAAATTAGCCTATATGGCATTAAATAAAGCTGTCGATGAATTACCTCAATTAAGTATTGAGTGTACAGGATTAGAATACTGCATACCCGGTTATTTATATGGATTAGGAGGAATGATAGAAGCCATAGATTGCATGAAAAGAGGAGTATTAGAGCGTGCTTACTGCTTTAGTTTAGTTGGTCATCACGCACATACGGCTTGGGGACACGGCTATTGTTTGCTCAATCCTCTAGCGGCGGCTGCTAGATACGCTCAAACTCAAGGTTTTAATAAAATACTTATTGTAGATTGGGATATTCATCACGGTGATGGAACTCAGTCAATATTTAGTAACGATAAGAGCGTGTACTGTATAAGTATCCATAGTGCTGCTGATTTATACATGGCCAAATCATCTGGGTTGAAGTGGGGTACAACTACAATGGCCAAAGAAGTTGGACACTGCAATATACCATTGTTATATGAGTTGTACGAAGATGCCTTATTTGAAAAAATTAATTTAGAAGGACAATTCTATAGAGCTTCTGAAAGTTTATCTGTTTTTAGCTCGGCGCTGGAGCAGATAGCTGGTAATCCCGATTTAATCTTGATATTTTCTGGCTATGACTCTCATATTCATGACTGCGGTGCAGGGGTAACAAATTGGACTAATAAAGATTTTAAGTTATTAACTAAATATGTACTAGATCTAGCTAAAAGAGTATCATGTCCAGTTCTATCTAGTCATGGTGGCGGGTATAAACTACCTGTAACTATATCAGCAGCTGTAAGTCATGTAGAAGTGTTGGCAAGTTACGAATAA
- a CDS encoding putative 2-dehydropantoate 2-reductase codes for MSDRTYAILGTGALGGFYGARLQNAGLDVHFLLRSDRHHVSKHGLVVESKDGDFTLPKVNAYGDASEMPRCDVVVVALKTTQNHLLPKMLPSVMKDDGVVLVLQNGLGVEDEIAKIVGNQKIIGGLCFLCSNKVGPGHIRHLDYGQITVGEYSTNHQPAGVTDRMRQIGSDFERAGIAIELTEDLLLGRWQKLIWNIPYNGLSVVLNATTDELMANVHTRALVEQLMREVVAGAKSCDRIIADSFIQKMLDYTLNMKPYRTSMKIDYDEKRPLEVEKMFGNPLRAAKDAGAELPQIATLYQQLKFLDAKNSSSIG; via the coding sequence ATGAGCGATCGCACCTACGCTATTCTGGGTACTGGTGCGCTGGGCGGCTTTTACGGTGCTAGGCTGCAAAATGCAGGGTTGGATGTGCATTTCCTGCTGAGGAGCGATCGCCACCACGTCAGCAAGCATGGCTTAGTTGTTGAATCAAAAGACGGCGATTTCACCCTCCCTAAAGTTAACGCCTACGGCGATGCCAGTGAAATGCCGCGCTGCGATGTCGTAGTGGTGGCGCTAAAGACAACACAAAACCATCTGCTGCCTAAAATGCTGCCATCTGTAATGAAAGATGATGGCGTTGTTTTAGTATTGCAAAATGGCCTGGGGGTTGAAGATGAAATTGCGAAAATTGTCGGAAACCAAAAAATTATAGGTGGTCTGTGTTTTTTGTGTTCAAATAAGGTGGGGCCGGGACATATCCGCCACTTGGACTACGGGCAGATTACGGTTGGAGAATATAGCACAAATCATCAGCCTGCTGGGGTTACTGACAGAATGCGTCAAATCGGTAGTGACTTTGAACGCGCTGGCATAGCCATTGAATTGACTGAAGATTTACTGCTGGGGCGTTGGCAGAAACTAATTTGGAATATTCCTTACAATGGGCTTTCTGTGGTTCTCAACGCAACAACTGATGAACTAATGGCAAATGTACATACCCGCGCTTTAGTCGAACAGTTGATGCGTGAAGTGGTTGCGGGTGCAAAAAGCTGCGATCGCATTATCGCCGATAGCTTTATCCAAAAAATGCTCGATTACACCCTTAACATGAAACCGTATCGCACTAGCATGAAGATTGACTACGATGAAAAACGCCCTCTAGAAGTGGAGAAAATGTTTGGCAACCCGCTACGTGCCGCAAAAGACGCAGGTGCTGAATTGCCTCAGATTGCTACGCTTTACCAGCAGTTGAAGTTCCTTGATGCTAAAAATTCCAGTTCTATTGGCTGA